Below is a window of Paraburkholderia kururiensis DNA.
TCGGATCAGTACAAGTCGAAGCTCTTCGCAGCCAATCTCGACCAGTTGCTGATCGTGCTCGCCACCGAACCGCACTTCAGCGAAGACCTGCTGGGTCGCGCGCTCGTCGCCGCCGAAGCGAACGAACTGAAGCCGCTCATCCTGCTCAACAAGACCGACGTCGCAGCAGCACTGCCGGCGGCGCGCGCGCGTCTCGAACGGTACCGCGCGCTCGGCTATACCGTGCTCGAGGTGTCGATCAAGACCGCGCCCGAGGCCGCGCACGCGGTGCTCGCCGAACACCTGCACGGCCATGCGACGCTGCTGCTCGGCCAGTCGGGCATGGGCAAATCGACGCTCGTGAACCTGGTGATTCCAGACGCCGAAGCCGCAACGCGTGAGATCTCGACCGCGCTCAACAGCGGCCGGCACACCACCACATTCACGCGGCTCTACCCGCTTGCGGGCGGCGGCGCGCTGATCGATTCGCCGGGATTCCAGGAGTTCGGCCTGCACCATCTCACAGAGGGGCGGCTCGAGCGCGCATTTCCGGAGTTCCGGCCGCTGCTCGCACACTGCCGCTTCTACAACTGCCATCATCTGCACGAGCCGGGATGCGCCATTCTCGCGGCCGTGGAAGATGGACGCATCGCGCGCGAACGGCATGCGCTCTACGCGCAGCTCGTTCACGAAGCAAGCCAGATCGTGCGTTGAGCGTCCCGTCGCCGCAACCGTCCGCCCACTCGCAGACATGCTGAAACTCACCAGCGCGCCGAACCTGCTGACGGCGCAACATTGGCTGAACGTACTGGAGACGGCCGGGATTGCTTGCCAGCTGCACAACCGCTATCTGAGCGGCGCGATGGGCGAGATTCCGGCCGAACAGTGCGCGCCGGAACTGTGGCTCGTCGACGAACGCGACGAAGTGCAGGCGCGCAAGCTGCTCGCGGCCGCGGTGAGCGGGCCGCCATCCGACGCTGCGCCGTGGCGCTGTCGCCAATGCGGCGAGACGCTGGAAGCGCAGTTCACGGTGTGCTGGCAGTGTGGGACGGCGCGCAATCCGCTGGACTGACTTGCATCCAGCGGCGCAGAGGCGGAAGAAAGAGGCTGAAGCGGTTCGACGGGCGCGGTGGGTTCAGAACCACATCGCGATGGTCAGCATGAGGAGCAGCAGCATCCACAGGATCACTGCCCGCCACACCAGTCCCACCGCGGATTGCAACGTGCGCGGCGTGCAATCGTCGCCAACCTGCAGCGGACCGCCGTCGCCTGTGGCGAGCGCGTCGAGGCTCGACGGCTCGGCGAGCGGTCCCGAAAGGCGTGCACCCAGTGCGCCGCTACCCGCGGCGAGCAACACGCCCTCGTTGGTGTCCGGCCACGTGTGCGCGTGATTGCGCCAGGCGTAAATCGCGTCCTCGAAGTTGCCGACAATCGCGAAGCCGAGCGACGTCAACCGTGCAGGCACCCAGTCGATCAGAAAGAACGCATTCTGCGCGAAGCTCGAAAACGCGGCGGTGCGATCGTCGGCGGGGCGCGACCAGGCGCGTGCCAGATATTCGGCGATTCGATACAACACCGCGCCCGCGGGCCCGATCGGCACGAGGAACCAGAAGAACACGCCGAACACGTGCCGATGCGATGCCACGACCGCGTGAATGAGCGTGTGGCGCACGATCTCGCCGACCGGCATGTCCACGGTCTCCATGCCGGTCCATTCGTTGAGAATTTCGCGGGCGCGAGGCACGTCGTCGCTATTCAGAGCGAGATGAACGTCCGTGAAATAGTGGCTGAACTGCCGGAAGCCGAGCGTGAAATACACGATCACGACATTCCACAGGAACGCCAGCACAAAGCTGATGCGATACAGCACGTAATAGACAAGCGCGACGGCGAGCGTCCACGGCAACACCACGGCGAGCCAGGCGAGCAGTCCATGCTTCTTCTTGCCGGCGTCGAACCCTTGCGCCGCGGACTCGGCGTGAAATTGAAGCAGCGCGGACACCGGATTGGTCGGCGACAGCGCACGCACCTGTTCGATGATGAGAGCCAGCAATACAGAGAAAAAAGTCATGCGACGCGCCGTGCAATTCGGAAGTTTGGAATTCTTTTATAACGATAGCACAGGGTCAGATGGGCCTGAATGCGCGCCGGTCGCGCCGCAACATCGAAACAACAACGGGCGCGACGTGTGCGGGCCATACGCGACAACGGCATACGGTTTCATGCCGCAAGAAAGCGGTAGAAGTTGCGCAACATGCCGGCCGTCGCGCCCCAGATGAAGTAGTGACCGCCGGTGCTGCCATCGCGCGGATACGGCATGGAGAAGAAGCGCCGCTCGCCGCCTTCCCAGCGAAATACGCGCACCTCGTGGTGCGCAGGGTTCATCAGGAAGTCGAGCGGCACTTCGAAGATGTCCGCCACTTCGAGCGTATCCGCCGACACGGTAAAAGGCGGATGCACGAGGCCCACCACGGGGGCCACGAGAAAGCCCGTACCGGTGATGTAGTCCGGCAAGGCGCCCAGCACCTCCACGCGCCGGGAATCCAGGCCCACTTCCTCGTTTGCTTCGCGCAGCGCGGTGGCAATGGCATCCGCGTCTTCGGGTTCGCGACGGCCGCCCGGAAAACTGATCTGGCCGGCGTGGTCGTTGAGGTGATCGGCGCGTTGGGTGAGCAGCACCGTCAGGCCCTCTTCTCGCACCACGAGCGGCACGAGCACCGCGGCGTCGCGCGGGTCGACGTCTTCGGTGAGGCGCGGCTCGAAGGGCTCAGGGGACCACAACAGACGTTGCTCGAAGCGCGCGCGCAGGCCGTCTGGCGTCAAACGGACAGACGGCACAGGCGGCAGGTCCGTGCCAGTCGACTCGACCGGCAGGTTTTCAGGCTCGAATACAGGA
It encodes the following:
- the rsgA gene encoding ribosome small subunit-dependent GTPase A; translation: MTRRAPKAAQGAAESRAQGKRLEGRVIAAHGRHYLVAPDGGGAALQCFPRGKRSEVAVGDHVTYEPTSVDQGVIVAIGERRNLLYRSDQYKSKLFAANLDQLLIVLATEPHFSEDLLGRALVAAEANELKPLILLNKTDVAAALPAARARLERYRALGYTVLEVSIKTAPEAAHAVLAEHLHGHATLLLGQSGMGKSTLVNLVIPDAEAATREISTALNSGRHTTTFTRLYPLAGGGALIDSPGFQEFGLHHLTEGRLERAFPEFRPLLAHCRFYNCHHLHEPGCAILAAVEDGRIARERHALYAQLVHEASQIVR
- a CDS encoding DUF2007 domain-containing protein, coding for MKLTSAPNLLTAQHWLNVLETAGIACQLHNRYLSGAMGEIPAEQCAPELWLVDERDEVQARKLLAAAVSGPPSDAAPWRCRQCGETLEAQFTVCWQCGTARNPLD
- a CDS encoding CobD/CbiB family protein is translated as MTFFSVLLALIIEQVRALSPTNPVSALLQFHAESAAQGFDAGKKKHGLLAWLAVVLPWTLAVALVYYVLYRISFVLAFLWNVVIVYFTLGFRQFSHYFTDVHLALNSDDVPRAREILNEWTGMETVDMPVGEIVRHTLIHAVVASHRHVFGVFFWFLVPIGPAGAVLYRIAEYLARAWSRPADDRTAAFSSFAQNAFFLIDWVPARLTSLGFAIVGNFEDAIYAWRNHAHTWPDTNEGVLLAAGSGALGARLSGPLAEPSSLDALATGDGGPLQVGDDCTPRTLQSAVGLVWRAVILWMLLLLMLTIAMWF
- a CDS encoding CoA pyrophosphatase, yielding MIRPVFEPENLPVESTGTDLPPVPSVRLTPDGLRARFEQRLLWSPEPFEPRLTEDVDPRDAAVLVPLVVREEGLTVLLTQRADHLNDHAGQISFPGGRREPEDADAIATALREANEEVGLDSRRVEVLGALPDYITGTGFLVAPVVGLVHPPFTVSADTLEVADIFEVPLDFLMNPAHHEVRVFRWEGGERRFFSMPYPRDGSTGGHYFIWGATAGMLRNFYRFLAA